The Nostoc sp. 'Lobaria pulmonaria (5183) cyanobiont' genome window below encodes:
- a CDS encoding DUF4276 family protein, with amino-acid sequence MMRLYLFAEGQTEQTFADTLIKPHLAQHEVFMHYPRLIAHARNKGKVHRGGGRNYAPMKNDILRSLKEDSNLDVFFTTMIDLYAIHPDFPGLAESESLRQNPIERVEFLEQQFAKDISDYRFIPYIQLHEYEAYLFADPMCFEYLYADRTKEIEALNAIANQYETPELINDGQQTAPSKRIIARFPDYEKAKSAFGPQLAEQIGLEVIRSRCPHFNTWLSRLESLNHS; translated from the coding sequence ATGATGCGCCTCTACCTATTTGCTGAAGGACAAACCGAGCAGACATTCGCCGACACTTTGATAAAACCGCACTTAGCTCAACATGAAGTGTTTATGCACTACCCTCGGCTGATCGCTCACGCCAGGAATAAGGGGAAGGTGCATCGTGGCGGTGGACGCAATTACGCGCCAATGAAAAACGATATTCTGCGATCGCTCAAGGAAGATAGTAACCTTGATGTATTCTTCACTACGATGATTGATTTGTATGCTATCCATCCTGATTTTCCGGGATTAGCTGAGTCTGAGAGTTTGCGCCAAAATCCCATAGAGCGAGTTGAATTTTTAGAGCAACAGTTTGCAAAGGATATCAGTGATTACCGCTTTATCCCGTACATTCAATTACATGAATACGAGGCATACCTTTTTGCTGATCCAATGTGCTTTGAATATCTTTATGCTGATCGCACAAAGGAAATTGAGGCTCTTAACGCGATCGCTAATCAATATGAGACACCTGAGTTGATCAACGACGGACAGCAGACAGCTCCGAGTAAACGCATCATCGCTCGGTTTCCTGATTATGAAAAAGCGAAGTCTGCTTTTGGACCACAGTTGGCTGAACAAATTGGACTAGAAGTAATTCGAAGCAGGTGTCCCCACTTCAACACATGGCTGTCACGCCTAGAATCATTGAATCATTCCTAA
- a CDS encoding putative PEP-binding protein, with the protein MNKLYWLDQIKLQDRAKVGDKAFYLSKIIQRGYPVMPGFVISAEILRQFLENLNSSESLVADLPYSSLHLDVTNWRQLQQVASRLRQEILTATVAQQWVSTIFQAAREWQTSCLILRPTLAVSTANPGMKNISGLLESVFCQCEPEAIALALKCTWSQIFRARSLLYWQHSGINLQQINLAVLVQPVENAIASGSLTTNSSGWKIEATWGLGIAVAQGEVQPDVYYIQPETGVVLEQKLGNKMLAYGVDAASGAFSQPIPNLLLTLDRTCLITYLLPEAQQKQYSLQEEYLQQIISLGTQLVSELGKTFTIKWTITQQNTSGKLYITQVSPSQSIIPHSHFIRGLGAAGGRVIATALVIINPQQKPEQLPKGVILVVPTVTPDWLPLLQQVGGIITEQGGLTSHAAILARELGIAAVVNVTSATTLIQTGERLLLDGDRGEVYRIKGDSKEEMDKGREENLLSSHHLNPKAPYASVTSHLPMIATQLLVNLSQSTLIEQVQNLPVDGVGLLRSELMILNILNGQHPNSWILSGRQAELLELWSEQIMQFARAFAPRPVFYRSLDWRSQDLPSLRDSSEYSPQSMLGERGTFSYLQNPAVFELELKALVSVQQAGYTNVNLLLPFVRTVEEFVFCRRKVEQALLTEVVQFQLWMMAEVPSVLFLLPEYVNAGVAGISIGTNDLTQLLLGVDREQGQLAKVFNERHPAVMGAIAQLIQMAKSADIPCSICGQAPALYPEIIDKLVEWGITSISVEPEAIERTYQAIARAEQRLILAAARRKLH; encoded by the coding sequence GTGAATAAACTCTACTGGCTAGATCAAATTAAACTACAAGACCGCGCCAAAGTAGGTGACAAAGCCTTTTACTTGAGCAAAATTATCCAGCGTGGCTATCCGGTGATGCCTGGTTTTGTAATTTCGGCGGAAATTTTGCGGCAATTTCTCGAAAATCTCAATAGTTCCGAATCATTAGTCGCTGACTTACCTTATTCTTCGTTACACCTGGATGTAACTAATTGGCGTCAACTTCAGCAGGTGGCTAGTCGCTTGCGCCAAGAAATTCTGACTGCAACTGTGGCACAGCAGTGGGTAAGTACAATTTTCCAAGCAGCTAGAGAATGGCAAACTAGCTGTTTGATTCTTCGGCCAACTTTGGCAGTATCGACTGCTAACCCAGGTATGAAGAATATATCGGGTTTGCTGGAGTCGGTATTTTGCCAGTGCGAACCGGAAGCGATCGCTTTGGCTCTAAAGTGTACCTGGAGCCAAATATTTCGGGCCAGAAGTCTATTATATTGGCAGCACTCAGGAATTAATCTCCAACAAATTAATCTCGCAGTTTTGGTGCAACCTGTTGAGAATGCGATCGCCAGTGGCTCGCTCACAACCAATTCCTCTGGGTGGAAAATTGAAGCTACTTGGGGATTAGGAATTGCGGTAGCTCAAGGCGAAGTACAGCCAGATGTTTACTACATTCAACCAGAAACTGGGGTTGTGCTTGAGCAAAAACTGGGCAATAAAATGCTGGCTTATGGTGTTGATGCAGCATCTGGAGCTTTTTCGCAACCCATACCCAACTTATTGCTAACACTAGATCGCACTTGTCTGATTACCTATCTACTTCCAGAAGCTCAACAAAAACAGTACTCTTTACAAGAAGAATACTTACAACAAATAATTTCTCTGGGAACTCAACTAGTAAGTGAACTAGGTAAAACCTTTACGATTAAATGGACTATCACTCAACAAAATACATCTGGCAAGCTCTACATCACACAAGTTAGTCCTTCACAATCTATAATTCCCCACTCACACTTCATTCGGGGACTAGGAGCAGCCGGGGGACGGGTTATAGCCACTGCCCTGGTAATTATTAATCCGCAACAGAAACCCGAACAATTACCCAAGGGAGTGATTTTAGTAGTACCAACAGTTACACCTGATTGGTTGCCCTTATTGCAACAAGTTGGTGGTATTATCACAGAACAAGGGGGATTAACCAGTCACGCGGCAATTCTGGCTAGAGAATTGGGTATTGCAGCAGTAGTCAACGTAACATCTGCCACAACTTTAATCCAAACTGGCGAACGACTGCTGCTTGATGGCGACAGAGGAGAAGTTTATCGCATCAAAGGAGACTCAAAGGAGGAGATGGACAAAGGCAGAGAAGAAAATCTTCTTTCCTCCCATCACCTTAACCCGAAAGCGCCCTATGCTTCTGTTACGTCTCATCTACCTATGATTGCTACCCAACTGCTGGTTAACTTGAGTCAGTCCACTTTAATAGAACAAGTGCAAAACCTGCCTGTGGATGGAGTGGGATTGTTGCGCTCAGAATTGATGATACTAAATATATTGAACGGGCAACATCCCAATAGTTGGATTTTAAGCGGGCGTCAGGCAGAATTGTTAGAGCTATGGTCAGAGCAGATTATGCAGTTTGCCCGTGCCTTTGCACCAAGACCAGTTTTTTATCGTTCTTTAGATTGGCGATCGCAGGATTTACCATCATTGCGTGATAGTTCAGAATATTCGCCCCAATCGATGTTAGGTGAACGCGGCACCTTTAGCTATTTACAAAATCCCGCAGTCTTTGAGCTAGAACTGAAAGCTTTGGTGAGTGTACAGCAAGCTGGCTACACTAATGTAAACCTGCTGTTGCCCTTTGTGCGGACTGTGGAAGAATTTGTCTTTTGTCGTCGCAAAGTTGAGCAAGCTCTTTTAACCGAGGTGGTGCAGTTTCAATTGTGGATGATGGCAGAAGTGCCAAGTGTCTTGTTTTTATTACCAGAATATGTTAATGCAGGTGTGGCGGGAATTTCTATTGGTACAAATGACCTGACCCAATTATTGCTAGGAGTAGATCGAGAACAAGGACAGCTAGCAAAAGTATTTAATGAACGTCATCCAGCAGTTATGGGTGCGATCGCTCAACTGATCCAAATGGCTAAAAGTGCTGATATACCTTGTTCAATCTGCGGTCAAGCACCAGCCCTCTATCCAGAAATTATTGATAAGTTAGTGGAATGGGGTATTACTTCCATTTCTGTTGAACCGGAAGCAATCGAGCGAACATATCAAGCGATCGCTCGTGCTGAGCAACGTCTAATTTTAGCAGCAGCACGCCGAAAACTGCATTAG